A single window of Triplophysa rosa linkage group LG2, Trosa_1v2, whole genome shotgun sequence DNA harbors:
- the chmp1b gene encoding charged multivesicular body protein 1b, with product MSNMEKNLFNLKFAAKELQRNSKKCDKEEKAEKAKVKKAIQKGNTEVARIHAENAIRQKNQSVNFLRMSARVDAVAARVQTAVTMNKVTKSMAGVVKGMDVTLKSMNLEKISALMEKFERQFETLDVQTSQMEDTMSSTTTLTTPQGQVDALMMEMADETGLDLNLELPQGQTGSVGTSVASAEQDELSQRLAKLRDQV from the exons ATGTCGAACATGGAGA AGAATTTGTTTAACCTCAAGTTTGCAGCCAAAGAACTTCAACGCAACTCTAAGAAATGTGACAAAGAAGAGAAGGCAGAGAAGGCCAAAGTCAAGAAG GCAATCCAAAAAGGCAACACGGAGGTTGCACGGATACATGCAGAAAATGCCATTCGCCAGAAAAATCAATCTGTGAATTTCCTCAGAATGAGCGCCAGAGTTGATGCGGTGGCTGCTCGAGTACAGACAGCGGTCACCATGAACAAG GTCACCAAATCCATGGCTGGCGTGGTGAAGGGAATGGATGTTACCCTGAAAAGCATGAACCTTGAGAAG ataTCTGCTTTGATGGAGAAGTTTGAACGTCAGTTTGAAACTTTGGATGTACAGACGTCTCAGATGGAGGACACAATGAGCAGCACTACAACACTGACCACACCACAG GGTCAAGTCGATGCATTGATGATGGAAATGGCAGATGAGACTGG GCTGGACCTCAATTTGGAGCTTCCTCAAGGTCAGACAGGATCAGTGGGAACCAGTGTTGCATCTGCAGAACAG GACGAGCTCTCACAAAGACTTGCTAAACTCAGAGACCAGGTGTAA
- the brwd3 gene encoding bromodomain and WD repeat-containing protein 3 — protein MAAEPCSQIEAELYFLIARFLQSGPCQKSAQMLLEELHEYEIIPKRWSWEGKQFKRSFEDWVLINQHIPADYLLRTCEQIGPLVDKHISPSVPGVRSLLGTGRQSLLRTAKSTSHTVWSGSAVVALHRGRPPEPSISCAKPPNIVSIMGARRTTGVARFGQALPSCIYQHMKMHRRILGHLSSVYCVAFDRTGQRIFTGSDDCLVKIWATDDGRLLATLRGHSAEISDMTVNFENTLLASASCDKIVRVWCLRTCAPVAVLQGHTASITSIQFSPSALGSSRYLATTGADGMVCFWQWNSLSMKFVDRPVKFIERSRPGVQISCCSFSSGGMFLATGGTDHMIRVYYLGTEMPMKLSDLDAHTDKVVAIQFCNNTDGLRFVSGSRDGTARIWHYQQQEWKSIVLDMTTRLPGNAVVTGDDKSTKLVVTMVAWDRCDRSVITAVSNCLLKVWNSTNGQLLHVLSGHDDEVFVLEAHPFDSRILLSAGHDGNINIWDLSKGHKVRNFFNMIEGQGHGAVFDCKFSVDGQHFACTDSHGHLLIFGFGCSQLYEKIPDQMFFHTDFRPLIRDSNNFVLDEQTQQAPHLMPPPFLVDVDGNPHPPRNQRLVPGRENCKEEQLVPQLGYMANGDGEVVEQVIGQQTAEESQEESPLDDLIRQLQHQQDERLISGSPSGAEGAGGPLSPPNVGLRRSGQVEGVRQMHNNAPRSQMATERDLLAWSRRVVVNEVQSGIFRVMEDCRQAKGEVERSFYITEKKKKPALTTGGETIGESVRILRRAQRKPQQRRHTYQTRSTRDRRRSASTRTYTRAEDSTRESNSDAEQQEEEEEEEQNENSDVSSAEAQWEKDSSSSDSSSEYSDWTADAGINLQPPKRLTRRQARLARSSSSEEEEEGAGQREDDERASKSPDKKKKPKQTKQRSVPAGELEEWLPPSWIMETIPRRSPFVPQMGDELIYFRQGHQAYVRAVRRAKAYSINPQKQPWNRLDLRDQESVKVVGIKYEVGPPTLCCLKLAFLDPTSGKMTKEFFSLKYHDMPDVIDFLVLQQFYNEAKERNWQAGHRFRSIIDDAWWFGSVESQEPFQPEYPDSLYQCYVVRWDNGEREKMSPWDMEPIPQEAPVPEHVEDSVPVTEDELQSLLYTPQVGEWGLHIRDDECERVITAIDQLLTFDVAKPFSCPVDLREYPMYCTVVAYPTALITIRTRLVHRFYRRISALMWEVRYIEHNARTFNEPQSPIVTAAKTVTDVLLRFIRDQSSTDILDLYNKMKTELSSAGEEEETVDVDSDTPCTSTGQRRSNSVPQKRGVVLDVNAWQGQCRELLRRMMASPDSQAFRQPVDLFAYPDYRDIIDTPMDLGTVSETLMGGNYENPMEFAKDVRLIFSNSKAYTPNKKSRIYSMTLSLSAFFEHQVISIISDYKSAVQNERRNQQRLSYSKRLQSLPNSPKGKQKSGKKTSQTPAKICSRKTPQDLNAEVDEDSQPSSSSSTFSSSTSSSSSGRVTRSRVTPRKLSDANGLLSNGSRSSRRCTALTEEGEISESERSGTSSTSSSSTSSSSTSSSSSESEDSEDEVAGFADGGDHDYSKAPQTQQKGKVAAASVDDSNRKRKGEEETTTEPAKRMRKTELRVEEPEEEEPEEEEEEPEEEEEEEEEEEESEESEKESEDDEAVQSTGHTGSQRSTQKTAKAGRVNTRNQGRRTVLYNDESEEEGSTTDPLNLGMSRSGRVRRMTEKARVSHLMGWSH, from the exons ATGGCGGCTGAACCGTGCTCTCAGATTGAAGCCG AGTTGTATTTCCTGATTGCCAGATTTTTGCAGTCTGGACCATGTCAGAAATCCGCTCAG ATGCTGCTGGAGGAGCTGCACGAATATGAG ATCATCCCGAAGCGCTGGAGCTGGGAAGGGAAACAGTTTAAACGAAGCTTTGAGGACTGG GTGTTGATAAATCAGCACATACCTGCAGATTACCTGTTACGTACGTGTGAGCAGATTGGCCCGCTTGTAGATAAACACATTTCTCCTAGTGTACCCGGCGTACGCAGTTTACTGGGCACAGGACGACAGTCTTTACTGCGCACAGCAAAGA GTACTTCACATACAGTATGGAGTGGTTCTGCAGTAGTTGCCCTGCACAGGGGGCGGCCGCCAGAACCGTCTATCAGCTGTGCCAAACCCCCAAATATAG TGTCAATCATGGGTGCCCGACGAACAACAGGAGTGGCTCGATTTGGCCAAGCCCTCCCATCCTGCATCTATCAGCACATGAAAATGCATCGGAGGATTCTGGGTCACCtctcatctgtgtactgtgtggCGTTTGACCGGACCGGGCAACGCATTTTTACg GGTTCTGATGACTGCCTTGTGAAGATCTGGGCGACTGACGATGGACGTCTCCTGGCCACCCTGCGAGGTCACTCGGCAGAGATTTCCGACATGACGGTGAACTTTGAGAACACGCTTCTCGCCTCTGCCAGCTGTGACAAGATTGTCCGTGTGTGGTGCCTCCGTACCTGTGCACCTGTGGCAGTATTACAAGGGCACACTGCCTCCATAACCTCAATACAG TTTTCTCCATCAGCATTAGGTTCCTCTCGGTATCTTGCCACCACTGGTGCAGACGGCATGGTTTGTTTCTGGCAGTGGAACTCGCTCAGTATGAAGTTTGT TGATAGGCCTGTGAAGTTTATCGAACGTTCTCGTCCTGGGGTTCAAATTTCCTGCTGTTCCTTCAGCTCTG gGGGGATGTTTCTGGCCACTGGAGGAACAGATCACATGATCAGAGTTTACTACCTCGGCACAGAGATGCCCATGAAGCTTTCGGACCTAGATGCCCATACG GACAAAGTTGTAGCTATTCAGTTCTGCAATAACACTGATGG TCTCAGGTTTGTGAGTGGTAGTCGGGATGGTACGGCTCGGATTTGGCATTACCAGCAGCAGGAATGGAAAAGTATCGTGCTGGACATGACTACTAGATTACCAGG GAATGCTGTGGTAACAGGTGATGATAAATCAACCAAGTTGGTTGTGACCATGGTCGCGTGGGATCGCTGCGACCGTTCTGTCATCACAGCCGTTTCGAACTGCCTCCTCAAAGTCTGGAACTCAACAAACGGGCAGTTATTACATGTGCTGTcg GGTCATGATGATGAGGTGTTTGTTTTGGAAGCCCACCCCTTTGACTCGCGAATCTTGTTATCGGCTGGCCATGATGGTAACATCAATATCTGGGACCTCAGCAAAGGCCATAAAGTCAGAAACTTCTTCAACATG ATTGAGGGTCAGGGTCATGGCGCTGTGTTTGACTGTAAGTTTTCAGTGGACGGGCAGCACTTTGCTTGCACAGACTCTCATGGTCATCTGCTCATCTTTGGCTTTGGGTGTAGCCAACTTTATGAAAAG ATTCCAGACCAAATGTTCTTCCATACGGATTTCCGGCCGCTGATCAGGGACTCCAATAATTTTGTACTAGATGAGCAGACGCAGCAGGCTCCTCATCTCATGCCGCCACCATTCCTGGTGGATGTGGATGGGAACCCCCACCCGCCCCGCAATCAGCGTCTTGTGCCAGGACGAGAAAACTGCAAAGAGGAGCAGCTTGTACCACAGCTTGGCTACATGGCTAATG GTGATGGGGAAGTAGTCGAGCAGGTGATTGGCCAGCAGACCGCAGAGGAGTCTCAGGAAGAAAGCCCATTGGATGATCTGATCAGACAGCTCCAGCACCAGCAAGATGAGCGGCTCATCTCAGGAAGTCCATCAG GTGCTGAAGGGGCTGGTGGTCCTCTGTCACCGCCTAATGTGGGACTGCGGCGTAGCGGACAGGTTGAGGGCGTGAGGCAGATGCACAATAATGCCCCACGCAGTCAGATGGCCACTGAGCGAGACCTGCTGGCATGGAGTCGTCGCGTGGTGGTTAATGAAGTACAGTCTGGCATTTTCAG aGTCATGGAGGACTGCAGGCAAGCGAAAGGAGAGGTGGAGCGGTCTTTCTACATCactgagaagaaaaaaaaacctgcGCTCACAACAGGA GGCGAGACGATAGGTGAGAGCGTTCGCATTTTGCGAAGGGCTCAACGGAAGCCACAGCAGCGGAGACACACGTATCAAACCCGCTCAACCCGAGACAGGAGGCGTAGCGCAAGCACACGCACGTACACGCGTGCCGAGGACAGCACAAGAGAATCCAACAGCGATGCAGAG cagcaggaggaagaggaggaggaggaacagAATGAGAACAGTGACGTGTCGTCGGCTGAAGCACAGTGGGAGAAAGACAGCAGTTCCAG TGACTCTTCCAGCGAGTATTCTGATTGGACGGCAGATGCAGGAATTAACCTCCAGCCCCCTAAGCGACTAACCAGAAGGCAAGCCCGTCTCGCCAGGAGCAGCAGCtcggaggaggaggaggagggtgCAGGGCAGAGAGAAGATGATGAGAGAGCGAGCAAATCACCAGATAAAAAGAAGAAACCTAAACAGACCAAACAGCGG tCTGTACCTGCTGGGGAGTTAGAGGAATGGTTGCCCCCATCTTGGATCATGGAGACCATTCCAAGACGATCACCTTTTGTACCTCAAATGGGAGATGAG TTGATATATTTCCGTCAGGGACATCAAGCATACGTCCGAGCTGTGCGTCGTGCCAAAGCCTACAGCATCAATCCTCAGAAACAGCCCTGGAACCGCCTGGACCTCAGA GATCAGGAGTCTGTGAAGGTAGTGGGTATTAAATATGAGGTCGGGCCGCCCACTCTGTGCTGCCTCAAACTGGCTTTCCTGGACCCTACCTCAGGGAAAATGACTAAAGAATTCTTCAGCTTGAA GTATCATGACATGCCTGATGTCATTGACTTTCTGGTGCTACAACAGTTTTATAATGAGGCCAAAGAACGAAACTGGCAAGcag GTCACCGTTTCAGAAGCATCATCGATGATGCCTGGTGGTTCGGTTCGGTGGAGAGTCAGGAGCCATTTCAGCCTGAATATCCCGACAGCCTCTACCAGTGCTACGTTGTCAG GTGGGataacggagagagagagaagatgagTCCGTGGGATATGGAGCCCATACCTCAGGAAG CTCCAGTCCCAGAGCACGTTGAGGACAGTGTACCGGTCACAGAGGATGAGCTTCAATCGCTGCTGTACACCCCGCAGGTGGGCGAGTGGGGGCTACACATACGAGATGACGAGTGTGAGAGAGTCATTACCGCCATAGATCAGCTGCTGACATTCG ACGTGGCAAAGCCCTTCTCCTGTCCTGTCGATTTAAGAGAATATCCAATGTACTGTACTGTTGTGGCCTATCCCACCGCCCTCATCACCATCAGAACAAGATTAGTGCACCGTTTCTACAG GCGGATCTCAGCGCTGATGTGGGAGGTGCGTTACATCGAGCATAATGCTCGAACATTTAACGAACCACAGAGCCCCATCGTCACGGCAGCTAAAACGGTCACTGACGTCCTGCTGCGGTTCATCAG GGATCAAAGCTCCACTGATATCTTGGATCTGTACAATAAGATGAAGACCGAACTCAGCAGCGCAGGAGAGGAAGAG GAGACAGTGGATGTGGATTCAGACACTCCCTGCACCTCCACTGGCCAAAGG AGGTCCAATAGTGTGCCTCAGAAACGAGGTGTGGTCTTGGATGTAAATGCATGGCAGGGACAGTGCAGGGAACTTCTGAGGAGAATGATGGCAAGCCCAGACTCACAGGCGTTCCGCCAGCCTGTCGACCTTTTTGCGTACCCG GATTATCGAGACATTATTGATACCCCTATGGATTTAGGCACTGTTTCTGAGACTTTGATGGGTGGAAACTACGAGAATCCGATGGAGTTTGCCAAAGACGTGCGGCTAATTTTCAGCAATTCCAAGGCTTACACGCCAAACAAAAAGTCACGG ATCTACAGCATGACCCTGAGTCTGTCTGCGTTCTTTGAGCATCAGGTGATTTCTATCATCTCAGATTATAAATCTGCTGTCCAGAATGAGCGCAGGAATCAACAGAGACTCAGTTACAGCAAGAGATTACAGTCACTTCCTAACAG CCCCAAAGGAAAACAAAAATCAGGGAAGAAAACCTCCCAGACACCTGCAAAGATCTGCTCACGGAAAACCCCACAAG ATCTGAATGCTGAAGTCGATGAAGACAGTCAGCCTTCATCTTCATCCAGCACTTTCTCCTCCTCTACCTCATCCTCTTCATCAGGCAGAGTTACACGCAGCCGAGTTACACCACGGAAACTCTCAG ATGCCAATGGCCTGCTGTCAAACGGAAGTCGAAGTTCACGTAGATGTACAGCATTGACGGAAGAGGGCGAGATCTCTGAATCCGAGAGGTCTGGTACatcaagcacatcttcttcatcaaCATCGTCTTCCTCCACATCGTCGTCTTCGTCAGAGAGCGAGGACAGCGAGGATGAGGTGGCCGGCTTTGCCGACGGCGGCGATCATGACTACAGCAAAGCTCCTCAAACCCAACAAAAGGGCAAAGTGGCAGCTGCCTCCGTGGATGACTCAAACCGCAAGAGAAAAGGAGAAGAGGAAACGACAACTGAACCAGCAAAACGCATGCGGAAAACAGAGTTACGAGTGGAGGAGCCTGAAGAGGAGGAGCctgaagaggaagaggaggaacctgaagaggaagaggaggaggaggaagaagaagaagaatctGAAGAGTCTGAGAAGGAGTCTGAGGATGATGAGGCTGTTCAGTCAACAGGACATACTGGAAGTCAGAGGTCAACTCAAAAGACTGCAAAGGCGGGGCGGGTCAATACTCGTAACCAAGGACGACGGACAGTTTTGTACAATGACGAATCGGAAGAGGAGGGGTCAACGACAGACCCGCTGAACTTGGGAATGTCACGCTCTGGAAGAGTCCGTCGAATGACTGAGAAAGCAAGGGTCAGCCATCTCATGGGCTGGTCGCACTAA
- the hmgn7 gene encoding high mobility group nucleosomal binding domain 7 isoform X1, with protein sequence MPKRKGADGEVKEEPQRRSARLSAKPTTPKPEPKPKKTPKKEVNDKKEEKKAKAKPDESKEENQSENGETKTNEVEKTPDEEAETEKEDPKTE encoded by the exons ATGCCCAAGAGAAAG GGAGCTGATGGGGAAGTCAAGGAGGAG CCTCAGAGAAGGTCTGCTAGATTATCAGCG AAACCAACAACTCCGAAACCTGAACCCAAACCCAAAAAGACTCCCAAG AAGGAGGTAAATGATAAAAAGGAAGAGAAGAAAGCAAAGGCAAAGCCTGACGAATCCAAGGAGGAGAACCAGTCGGAAAATGGGGAGACTAAAACCAATGAG GTTGAGAAAACTCCAGATGAGGAGGCAGAAACTGAGAAGGAGGACCCGAAGACAGAGTAG
- the hmgn7 gene encoding high mobility group nucleosomal binding domain 7 isoform X2: MPKRKGADGEVKEEPQRRSARLSAKPTTPKPEPKPKKTPKEVNDKKEEKKAKAKPDESKEENQSENGETKTNEVEKTPDEEAETEKEDPKTE; encoded by the exons ATGCCCAAGAGAAAG GGAGCTGATGGGGAAGTCAAGGAGGAG CCTCAGAGAAGGTCTGCTAGATTATCAGCG AAACCAACAACTCCGAAACCTGAACCCAAACCCAAAAAGACTCCCAAG GAGGTAAATGATAAAAAGGAAGAGAAGAAAGCAAAGGCAAAGCCTGACGAATCCAAGGAGGAGAACCAGTCGGAAAATGGGGAGACTAAAACCAATGAG GTTGAGAAAACTCCAGATGAGGAGGCAGAAACTGAGAAGGAGGACCCGAAGACAGAGTAG